The following are encoded together in the Adhaeribacter arboris genome:
- a CDS encoding ABC transporter permease produces the protein MVRDKMYSFLNIVGLSAGLTCFAFIALWINSELNYDAFNQNYDRIVRVNKLIKTETNLSESARSGATIAAVLQQDYPEVENTVRMDMREEVVQYKDKLLQERIILTDPSFFHIFSYNLIRGNAATAISEPYSVILTESTARKYFGETDPIGETLKIYLYDGVEMGKSYKVTGITPDPPQNSHFTFSMLASFRTVEVANPEVLTGNDPDNDKFYTYLLLKPGADYKTFSQKITSLYTKNLAHRFNVTYSYKLQPLRAIHLSTHVADEETAGGNQSHVYIFSTIGVFILLLAGINYTNLATARTVNRAKEVSIKKVIGADKTQLIFQYLLESVLMALLALVLALLISFFIQPFFYQITAKDISLFSTPQLLIFLTGVTIFLGILSGIYPAFILSAFKPASILKGAFKSGPKGVLLRQSLVIVQFVITLILITSVVVIYSQMTYIKHKDLGYNKEALLFLRVSGNTDVIKGYPAFKNELTVSPLVSGVATSNSLIMGGLDKAGSQTTDARGKPFRVNTALLGVDTDYLKVYGIELIAGTNFTRQVTGDSIRPILVNESAVKRFNWHTPEKAIGKPFTTDGQPGTIVGVVHDFHFDVLQRPIEPLAIHPQAERFSRITIKLDRRKISQSKAFIEKVWAKHFPNALFDYGFLDKQLEAQYQAEERFSKIIVYFSVLSLVIACLGLYGLISYSISQKTKEIGIRKVLGATLNGIAVLLSKEFLKLVVFACFLALPLAGYILHYWLQDFAYRINLAWWMFAAAVVPVLLLALLTVGIQVMKAALINPVNALRRE, from the coding sequence ATCGGCCCGGTCCGGAGCTACAATAGCAGCAGTTCTTCAGCAGGATTATCCGGAAGTAGAAAATACCGTACGGATGGATATGCGGGAAGAAGTGGTGCAGTATAAAGATAAGCTCCTGCAAGAACGTATTATTCTGACGGATCCTTCCTTCTTTCACATTTTCAGTTACAATCTAATTAGAGGCAATGCGGCTACGGCCATTAGCGAGCCTTACTCGGTTATTCTTACCGAATCAACGGCCCGGAAATATTTTGGGGAAACAGATCCGATTGGGGAAACCCTCAAGATTTACCTATACGACGGCGTTGAGATGGGGAAAAGCTATAAAGTAACCGGCATCACCCCTGACCCTCCCCAGAATTCACATTTTACATTTAGCATGCTGGCTTCTTTTAGAACGGTGGAGGTGGCCAACCCGGAGGTACTAACGGGCAACGATCCCGATAATGATAAATTTTATACCTATCTTTTGTTAAAACCCGGTGCGGATTACAAAACTTTTTCCCAAAAAATCACTTCCCTTTACACCAAAAATTTAGCCCACCGGTTTAACGTTACCTATTCTTATAAACTGCAACCCTTGCGGGCCATTCACCTTTCAACGCACGTAGCCGATGAGGAAACTGCCGGCGGCAACCAAAGCCACGTTTATATTTTTTCTACTATCGGTGTTTTTATCTTACTGCTGGCCGGTATTAATTATACCAATTTGGCTACGGCCCGCACCGTAAATAGAGCCAAAGAAGTAAGTATTAAAAAAGTAATCGGCGCCGATAAAACGCAGCTTATATTCCAATATTTATTAGAATCGGTGTTGATGGCTCTTTTGGCCCTAGTGTTAGCCTTGTTGATTTCATTTTTTATTCAGCCTTTTTTCTACCAGATTACCGCTAAAGATATTTCTCTGTTTTCAACCCCTCAACTATTAATTTTTCTAACAGGAGTTACTATTTTTTTAGGTATTCTTTCGGGTATTTATCCTGCCTTTATTCTTTCGGCTTTTAAGCCGGCCAGCATTTTAAAAGGGGCTTTTAAATCCGGGCCCAAAGGGGTGTTGTTGCGGCAATCGCTGGTAATAGTTCAATTTGTTATAACCCTAATATTAATAACCAGCGTGGTGGTTATTTACTCGCAAATGACGTATATAAAACACAAGGATTTAGGGTACAATAAAGAGGCGCTGCTTTTCTTACGCGTAAGCGGAAACACCGATGTTATAAAGGGATATCCGGCCTTTAAAAATGAATTAACCGTTAGTCCGCTTGTTTCGGGGGTGGCCACTTCCAATTCCTTAATCATGGGGGGATTAGATAAAGCTGGTTCCCAAACCACGGACGCCCGGGGCAAGCCTTTCCGGGTAAATACGGCGCTACTTGGGGTAGACACCGACTACCTAAAAGTATACGGAATAGAATTAATTGCCGGAACTAATTTTACGCGCCAGGTAACGGGGGATAGTATCCGGCCAATTCTCGTGAACGAAAGCGCGGTGAAAAGATTTAACTGGCACACGCCGGAAAAGGCTATTGGTAAACCTTTTACCACCGATGGCCAGCCCGGAACTATTGTAGGGGTAGTTCATGATTTTCACTTCGACGTATTACAACGACCGATAGAACCATTAGCTATTCACCCGCAGGCGGAGCGGTTTTCGAGGATTACCATAAAGTTAGATCGCCGAAAAATAAGCCAAAGCAAAGCGTTCATCGAAAAAGTATGGGCCAAGCATTTCCCGAATGCTTTGTTTGATTATGGTTTTTTAGATAAGCAACTGGAAGCGCAATACCAGGCGGAAGAACGTTTCTCTAAAATAATTGTATACTTCTCGGTATTGTCGTTGGTAATTGCCTGCTTAGGGCTTTATGGCCTTATTTCCTATTCTATCTCTCAGAAAACCAAAGAAATTGGAATCCGGAAAGTATTGGGAGCTACCTTAAATGGCATTGCGGTGCTTTTATCGAAAGAATTTTTAAAACTGGTGGTGTTTGCCTGTTTCCTGGCCTTGCCCCTAGCGGGGTATATTCTGCATTACTGGCTGCAGGATTTTGCCTACCGCATAAACCTTGCGTGGTGGATGTTCGCCGCCGCCGTAGTACCGGTTTTACTCCTCGCCTTGCTTACGGTCGGCATCCAGGTTATGAAAGCCGCCCTGATTAATCCGGTAAACGCCTTGCGCCGCGAGTGA
- a CDS encoding nucleotidyltransferase domain-containing protein, which produces MKSLCEQHCVRSLFAFGSVTNDRFKVDSDIDLVIDIDAPDPLRIYRLLL; this is translated from the coding sequence ATAAAAAGTCTTTGTGAGCAGCACTGTGTCAGAAGCCTTTTTGCATTTGGCTCCGTTACCAACGACAGGTTTAAAGTCGACAGCGATATTGATTTAGTGATAGATATTGATGCTCCTGACCCCCTTAGAATATACCGATTATTACTTTGA
- a CDS encoding PDDEXK nuclease domain-containing protein yields MSELINRKSDFFYRIAKLLKQARNSVVQSINRTMVHTYYEIGRQILEEEQYGRERAEYGQQLIKDLSARLLKEFGKGFSPTNLKQMRSFYLIYSKGQTLSDEFKLSWSHYLKLMRIDDEKERKFYEIESIKNNWSLRELQRQYDSALYARLALSRDKDKVVELSQKGLIIENSKDVVKDPYVLEFIGLPEHSTYSESQLEQKLIDKLEHFLLELGTGFTFVARQKRITFDEKHFRVDLVFYNRILKSFVLIDLKIGELTHQDLGQMQMYVNYYDREMRLPDENKTIGIILCQDKSQAVVEYTLPENNEQIFASKYQTILPSKEDLKHLIESKGA; encoded by the coding sequence ATGAGTGAGTTGATTAACAGGAAATCAGATTTTTTTTACAGGATTGCTAAACTCTTAAAGCAAGCCAGGAATTCAGTGGTACAGTCCATTAACCGAACAATGGTTCATACTTATTATGAAATCGGCAGACAAATTCTGGAAGAAGAGCAATACGGAAGGGAAAGAGCTGAATATGGACAACAACTTATTAAAGACTTATCCGCGAGGCTTTTAAAAGAGTTTGGTAAAGGATTTTCTCCTACCAACCTCAAACAAATGCGTTCTTTTTATCTCATATATTCAAAAGGTCAGACACTGTCTGACGAATTTAAACTTAGCTGGTCTCATTATTTAAAACTAATGAGAATTGACGATGAAAAAGAAAGGAAGTTTTATGAGATAGAATCAATTAAAAATAATTGGAGTCTAAGAGAATTGCAGCGTCAATACGACAGTGCGCTTTACGCAAGGTTAGCATTAAGCAGGGATAAAGATAAAGTAGTAGAACTCTCCCAAAAAGGATTAATTATTGAAAATTCCAAGGATGTAGTTAAAGATCCGTACGTTTTAGAATTTATTGGCTTACCGGAACACTCAACTTATTCAGAAAGCCAATTAGAACAGAAACTAATTGATAAATTAGAGCACTTTTTACTGGAATTAGGGACTGGTTTTACATTTGTTGCAAGGCAGAAAAGAATCACGTTTGATGAAAAGCACTTTCGCGTTGACTTAGTATTTTATAATAGAATATTAAAAAGCTTTGTGTTAATTGACCTGAAGATAGGAGAATTAACCCATCAGGATTTAGGTCAGATGCAGATGTATGTCAATTACTACGACCGCGAAATGAGATTGCCGGATGAGAACAAAACAATTGGAATAATCCTTTGCCAGGATAAAAGTCAGGCAGTTGTAGAATATACCTTACCAGAAAATAATGAACAAATTTTTGCAAGTAAATATCAAACCATTTTACCAAGTAAAGAAGATTTGAAACACCTAATTGAAAGTAAAGGAGCTTGA